gctttggctcgatcaatcaaaaatggtaaaaaaaaaaaaaaatcctggagTTTCTGGATGTCTCGTTCGCTGTTCGATTCTTGTTCGACCGATCAAAAAGAgcactcgatcgatcgaaagtaaTTTTCGACCAATCGAAAATCGTGAAACTGgattttctgcaaaattttctaGTGACTGTTCAAAAAGGTTGAAGAGCTTTCAAGTCTTGTTAACGgttttataaaacattttaactctccatacgtgccttttgaaaaaataactaactccaCAAAATAATAAGTTAGAGAGAAATACAAGAAATCCTATGGTCATTCTCCAGAATTGCTATCTGTAGAACTCAACATCTTGGTTTTATCATAGGGACAAATTTACGAAAACCCTTTAGCAACAATAGTGTGGGGTGCAAATATTATTTAAGGAAAACAATATAGTGcctccaagttatctattttttgtttgtcttttgtgttaaccttgttcttccattattactttATGTATCCCTAACAGTTTTAGACAATATTTCCTACAATGGAAGGAACAAGTGATGTTTCAGTGTTAAAGATGTTGATTCATGAGTTGGTGAAATTGGATTGATTTTATGGAACCAATTTCTCTCAATGGGAAGACAAGATGAAATTCCTATTTACTGCACTGAAACTTTTCTATGACTTGGACCCGAAATTGATATCTTTTCCTACTGTGAGTGATAAAGATATTGATGAGATTAAGGCACAAAGAAAAACTTGGGAAGAAGATGAATTGATATGCAGATGGCACATTCTCAATACTCTTTCAGATTGTCTCTATGATCTCTACACATTAATAAAGTCACCGAAGAAGATTTGGAATGCTTTAGAAGCAAAGTACAAAACTGAGAAAGTAGGTATGAATAAGTTTATTAttcaaaagtattttgattATAAAATGCTTGATAATATCTTAGTTTTAGATCAAGTGCATGAGTTACAAATTTTGGGCAATAAACTCCAAGATTTGTCAATCAATATTCTTAAATCATTCCAAGAGGGTGCAATCATTGCGAAACTCCCACCAAGTTGGAATAATTTTAGGAAGAAGCTTCTGCATATGTCGGAAGATCTCACTTTAGAACAATTCGGACAGCATCTTCGAATTGAAGAGGAAAGTCGGGTTAGAGATGTGACTAACACCGATTCTAAAGTGAATGTGAACAATGTGAGCAATGTTCAAAGTGGGAGTTCGAGTAAGACCAATAAGCACTTGAAAGTGAACAAAAGTGGGAGTGGTTTCAAGAAGAACAACTCCAAGAATCCCAACAAGGACAAGAAGAACCGAGCATATTTCCATTATGGAAAGAAATGCTATTACATTTGCGAATGTAGACTcttaaaaaacaagaaaaaggatGAAGAAGGCAATATCATTGAAACAAATGTCATTGAGGACATTGTTGCTATGGTAAGCGGCATACATATTGATATGATCACTGAAGTTCATATGGCTGTGATTACAAATCCTTTTGATTGGTAGTTTGATTCAGGTGCAACGGTGCATGTGTGCAAAAACAAAGAGCAATTCAAGACTTATGATGAGTCTTCCATAGAACAACAAGTGTTGATGGGCAACCACAATAAAGTAAAGGTTCTTGAAAAGGGC
The Quercus lobata isolate SW786 chromosome 10, ValleyOak3.0 Primary Assembly, whole genome shotgun sequence DNA segment above includes these coding regions:
- the LOC115964325 gene encoding uncharacterized protein LOC115964325 translates to MKFLFTALKLFYDLDPKLISFPTVSDKDIDEIKAQRKTWEEDELICRWHILNTLSDCLYDLYTLIKSPKKIWNALEAKYKTEKVGMNKFIIQKYFDYKMLDNILVLDQVHELQILGNKLQDLSINILKSFQEGAIIAKLPPSWNNFRKKLLHMSEDLTLEQFGQHLRIEEESRVRDVTNTDSKVNVNNVSNVQSGSSSKTNKHLKVNKSGSGFKKNNSKNPNKDKKNRAYFHYGKKCYYICECRLLKNKKKDEEGNIIETNVIEDIVAMFDSGATVHVCKNKEQFKTYDESSIEQQVLMGNHNKVKVLEKGTVEVKMSSNKVMILTNVFHVPDIKKNLVSANLLYKSGVKAAPESDK